One part of the Sorangiineae bacterium MSr11954 genome encodes these proteins:
- the larC gene encoding nickel pincer cofactor biosynthesis protein LarC, producing the protein MAHDGHDHDSRPPHRTEHHHGHVHAHHHGHDAHGHPPHPHDAHAHPHRHDDHAHAPHAHSHAHHGHAPHAHDDHAHAHDDHTHAPHAHDDHAHAPHAHAHDDHGHAPHAHDAHAPHAHDDHGHAPHAHDAHAHAPHAHAHDDHAHAPHAHDDHTHAHPHRHDDHGHAPHAHDDHSHPHPPDHDHPPRSRRAAPRPELPRGAGHGKILFLDAPSGLAGDMIIAALIDLGVPEVVVANAVAKLPISGFDLHFGTRVRSGIVATSFDVHLEAAQPERTYAAIRGILSESGLEKSVLAMAQATFERLAHAEAKVHKSVLDEVHFHEVGAIDAIVDVVGSAAALEYLGAEVIVSPLPMGRGFVPARHGILPLPAPATVECLRGLVTVDGGIDFEFVTPTGAAIVGAHARGSSRWPSMVPEAVGWGAGTAQLADRPNVLRAVLGKATEPTSLSHTVLETNVDDATGELVASAIESLLAAGALDVWATAITMKKGRPALTLSALVETPKAEIVGALMLRETTSLGVRRYDVSRLERPRRQVQVETPFGIIPVKVAEGPYGPPQVKPEFDACAAAAREHRVPVREVIRAALLAAGTSLP; encoded by the coding sequence ATGGCACACGACGGACACGATCACGACAGCCGACCCCCGCACCGAACCGAGCACCACCACGGCCACGTGCACGCGCACCATCACGGCCACGACGCCCACGGCCATCCGCCGCACCCGCACGACGCCCACGCGCACCCGCACCGCCACGACGATCACGCCCACGCGCCGCACGCGCACTCGCACGCCCATCACGGCCACGCGCCGCACGCGCACGACGATCACGCGCACGCGCACGACGATCACACCCACGCGCCGCACGCGCACGACGATCACGCGCACGCGCCGCACGCGCACGCGCACGACGATCACGGCCACGCGCCGCACGCGCACGACGCCCACGCGCCGCACGCGCACGACGATCACGGCCACGCGCCGCACGCGCACGACGCCCACGCCCACGCGCCGCACGCGCACGCGCACGACGATCACGCCCACGCGCCGCACGCGCACGACGATCACACCCACGCGCACCCGCACCGCCACGACGATCACGGCCACGCGCCGCACGCGCACGACGATCACTCCCACCCGCACCCCCCCGACCACGACCACCCCCCCCGCTCCCGCCGGGCAGCCCCGAGGCCCGAGCTCCCGCGCGGCGCGGGCCATGGAAAAATCCTCTTCCTCGACGCGCCCAGCGGCCTCGCCGGCGACATGATCATCGCCGCCCTCATCGACCTGGGGGTGCCCGAGGTCGTCGTCGCCAATGCCGTGGCGAAGCTGCCTATCTCGGGGTTCGACTTGCACTTTGGAACGCGCGTGCGAAGCGGCATCGTCGCCACGTCGTTCGACGTGCACCTGGAGGCGGCGCAGCCCGAGCGCACGTATGCGGCTATTCGTGGCATCTTGAGCGAGTCGGGGCTCGAAAAGTCCGTGCTCGCCATGGCGCAGGCCACCTTCGAACGGCTCGCGCACGCCGAGGCCAAGGTCCACAAGAGCGTGCTCGACGAGGTGCACTTTCACGAGGTCGGCGCCATCGATGCCATCGTCGATGTCGTAGGAAGTGCTGCGGCGCTCGAGTACCTCGGCGCCGAGGTGATCGTGTCGCCGCTGCCGATGGGACGTGGTTTCGTACCGGCGCGGCATGGGATCTTGCCGCTGCCGGCGCCCGCCACCGTCGAGTGCTTGCGCGGCTTGGTGACGGTGGACGGAGGGATCGACTTCGAGTTCGTGACGCCCACGGGGGCCGCCATCGTTGGCGCGCATGCACGGGGATCGTCGCGGTGGCCTTCGATGGTGCCCGAGGCGGTGGGGTGGGGCGCGGGCACGGCGCAGCTGGCGGATCGGCCCAATGTGCTGCGCGCCGTGTTGGGGAAAGCGACCGAACCGACCAGCTTGTCTCATACGGTGCTCGAGACCAATGTCGACGATGCGACCGGAGAGCTCGTGGCCAGCGCCATCGAGAGCCTGCTCGCCGCCGGCGCGCTCGACGTATGGGCCACCGCCATCACCATGAAGAAGGGCCGCCCGGCGCTGACCCTCAGCGCCTTGGTCGAGACGCCGAAGGCGGAGATCGTGGGCGCGTTGATGCTCCGTGAGACCACCAGCCTCGGGGTGCGGCGCTACGATGTGTCGCGGCTCGAGAGGCCGCGGCGACAGGTCCAGGTGGAGACACCCTTCGGCATCATTCCCGTGAAGGTCGCGGAGGGACCGTACGGGCCGCCTCAAGTCAAACCGGAGTTCGACGCGTGCGCGGCCGCCGCGAGGGAGCATCGTGTTCCCGTGCGCGAAGTGATCCGCGCGGCGCTGCTCGCGGCCGGCACCTCGCTCCCGTGA
- a CDS encoding FHA domain-containing protein, which translates to MSACPKCGSPTQPSDKFCNSCGFALAGAAPSPSPFGVPPPAPFGAPGAPQAPSGSGSAYGPPPGAPPPPPPPPPPMGYGAPGAPAGPARCAQGHEIPAGQSYCREGHPLALDAMSFGSDAYGNPSGQGGYGAQPPLPPSPFGGPSPYGVPQPPPAYGAPPASPFVGQPPGFGMPPPPPPGPPAQQGYGYPPPGGQPFGDVPPPPPPGQAFGGAPGGYPPPPPPPGYGPPQHGAPFGAPPPPNRGAYATGLPANALRGFLVSFQSNAQGDFWPLHGGRLLLGRANAAEGLDIPLADATISSRHASLTIDVASGSIVVEDNGSTNGTYVNDEHIGQNGRRELRDGDRLRLGGYTTIVKILGPI; encoded by the coding sequence ATGAGCGCCTGCCCGAAGTGCGGCTCGCCCACCCAGCCCAGCGACAAGTTTTGCAACTCGTGTGGCTTCGCCCTCGCGGGCGCGGCGCCTTCGCCGTCACCCTTTGGTGTACCCCCGCCCGCACCATTTGGCGCGCCAGGTGCACCGCAGGCCCCCTCGGGCAGCGGAAGCGCATACGGTCCCCCGCCAGGTGCACCCCCGCCGCCTCCGCCGCCTCCTCCACCTATGGGCTACGGCGCCCCCGGCGCGCCCGCAGGACCCGCGCGGTGCGCGCAAGGGCATGAGATCCCCGCTGGGCAAAGTTATTGCCGGGAGGGACATCCGCTTGCGCTGGACGCGATGAGCTTCGGCAGCGACGCCTACGGGAACCCCTCGGGTCAAGGTGGTTACGGCGCCCAGCCCCCACTCCCGCCGTCACCCTTCGGCGGACCTTCCCCGTACGGCGTGCCGCAGCCTCCGCCCGCGTATGGCGCGCCCCCCGCGTCGCCGTTCGTGGGGCAGCCGCCGGGGTTTGGCATGCCGCCGCCCCCGCCGCCCGGACCGCCCGCGCAACAAGGCTACGGCTATCCTCCGCCCGGCGGACAGCCCTTTGGCGATGTGCCGCCGCCCCCGCCGCCCGGCCAGGCTTTTGGCGGCGCACCGGGTGGCTATCCGCCCCCGCCGCCCCCGCCGGGTTACGGTCCGCCGCAGCATGGTGCCCCGTTCGGCGCGCCGCCGCCGCCCAACCGGGGGGCGTACGCCACGGGCTTGCCGGCGAACGCGCTGCGCGGATTCCTCGTCTCGTTTCAGTCGAATGCGCAGGGGGACTTTTGGCCGCTCCACGGCGGGCGTCTGCTGCTCGGACGCGCGAACGCCGCCGAGGGGCTCGACATCCCCTTGGCCGATGCCACCATTTCGTCGCGCCACGCGTCGCTGACCATCGACGTTGCCTCCGGATCCATCGTGGTCGAGGACAACGGGTCGACCAACGGCACGTACGTCAACGACGAGCACATCGGCCAAAACGGCCGTCGCGAGCTTCGCGATGGCGATCGACTCCGCCTCGGTGGGTACACGACCATCGTCAAGATCCTCGGCCCCATCTGA
- a CDS encoding FHA domain-containing protein encodes MFRSIRSLVAALAASKAGAAGPRQALAIVTAVLAVVWLWPLAAFAAPEAHILRIDPRAGMQNGSPLLTTVVETIQANSTSDLMLPCAQLRGNAALDCVSEQMEKPNAIWTAFQFPKDQARLLVKVAGADTLATLDGNVQRWGDSKEKGVGTAWLLAVDASAGMGSRYQEAKAIAHQFIQTMGPNDLMALQIFDDRGVIQNSKWKTFKQRNDLVGVLNAQAGTAASHGSSKPLFNILKGITTDAFGSLGNMQGPQEIPLHQAMVVLSNGAGREDTGSASQSATLFSQFVTKGRFPEDNTAAPKTPLPVISIWLPTASGLVNDALRNNDQQFMRELSNPQIGGFFDIVREGQGDAKGKTIINLVRQRFNSMYLVRWRVSCLNPTVEQTFDLEFQGGKTPIKGDASFKDVPIGADPSQWPLDIDLGHTKAEADANPVYPGGTLKVYGNFCWGGESKRAESYFIPAGTKPDPSFSSTDLAALQRAQKNLISQNLRGAAKDANDSFVVFDVPEEEKMLDGTGDNQVVRVLIYDNVARRASGHDEQTILTLKATKKPFNLLLILGIAGGVIVILLLVIVLLRGGGGKGAKKSRGTTPPAPVVAGGYGGPPPQGGGYGAPPGGGYGGPPPGGGYGGPPPQGGGYGGPPPQGGGYTPPQGPQGGGGYGASAQPPYAAAPAYAPPPQPQQGFGPAPAYAPPPQPQQGFAPPAGAPQAAGGVVQVRCPACQSMTMATPGQPSVCFSCGQPLPADLAGGGGGGNAPAFPLTGALSAQPLAPPPSPYGSGALSGPLGAGGPAAFSAGGPSTAAVLSGTAGQYTIRAGTEIRVGRDPAQCPVTLSEPRVSGVHSTLKLEGSQLWVRDETSNNGTYVAGSRIAPGTWVPVPAGSQLRFGPVEFTVRLNEGA; translated from the coding sequence ATGTTCCGATCGATCCGCTCCCTCGTTGCAGCGCTGGCAGCTTCCAAGGCCGGAGCAGCCGGCCCCCGCCAGGCTTTGGCCATCGTCACCGCGGTGTTGGCGGTCGTGTGGCTGTGGCCGCTCGCGGCCTTCGCCGCACCCGAGGCTCATATCCTTCGCATCGACCCGCGCGCGGGCATGCAGAACGGCTCGCCGCTGCTCACCACGGTGGTCGAGACCATTCAGGCCAACTCCACCTCCGACCTGATGCTCCCCTGCGCGCAGCTTCGCGGCAACGCGGCGCTCGATTGCGTGAGCGAGCAAATGGAGAAGCCGAACGCCATCTGGACCGCGTTCCAGTTCCCCAAGGATCAAGCGCGCTTGCTGGTGAAGGTCGCCGGCGCTGACACGTTGGCCACCCTCGACGGCAATGTCCAGCGCTGGGGCGACTCCAAGGAGAAAGGCGTGGGCACCGCGTGGCTCCTGGCGGTCGACGCCTCGGCCGGCATGGGCTCGCGCTACCAAGAGGCGAAGGCCATCGCGCATCAGTTCATCCAGACGATGGGCCCGAACGATCTGATGGCGCTCCAGATCTTCGACGATCGCGGGGTCATCCAGAACTCCAAGTGGAAGACGTTCAAGCAGCGCAACGATCTGGTGGGCGTGCTCAACGCGCAAGCGGGGACGGCGGCCTCGCATGGCTCGTCGAAGCCGCTGTTCAACATCCTCAAGGGCATCACCACCGACGCCTTCGGCAGCCTGGGAAATATGCAGGGACCGCAGGAGATCCCGCTCCACCAGGCCATGGTCGTGCTCTCCAACGGCGCGGGTCGCGAGGACACGGGCAGCGCCTCGCAGAGCGCGACCCTCTTCAGCCAATTCGTGACCAAGGGGCGCTTTCCCGAGGACAACACCGCGGCCCCCAAGACCCCGCTCCCCGTCATCTCCATCTGGCTGCCCACGGCGAGTGGTCTGGTCAACGATGCGCTCCGCAACAACGACCAACAGTTCATGCGCGAGCTCTCGAACCCGCAGATCGGCGGCTTCTTCGACATCGTGCGCGAGGGGCAGGGTGACGCGAAGGGCAAGACCATCATCAACCTGGTCCGGCAGCGCTTCAACTCGATGTACCTCGTGCGCTGGCGCGTCTCCTGTTTGAACCCCACCGTCGAGCAGACCTTCGACCTCGAGTTCCAGGGCGGCAAGACCCCCATCAAGGGCGATGCGTCGTTCAAGGACGTGCCCATCGGCGCGGATCCGTCGCAGTGGCCGCTCGACATCGATCTGGGGCACACCAAGGCCGAGGCCGACGCCAACCCCGTGTACCCGGGCGGCACCTTGAAGGTGTACGGGAACTTCTGCTGGGGCGGCGAGTCGAAGCGCGCGGAGTCGTACTTCATTCCGGCGGGGACCAAGCCCGATCCCAGCTTCAGCAGCACCGATCTGGCGGCCCTGCAGCGCGCGCAGAAGAACTTGATCAGCCAGAACCTGCGCGGCGCGGCCAAGGACGCGAACGACTCCTTCGTGGTGTTCGACGTGCCCGAGGAGGAGAAGATGCTCGACGGCACCGGCGACAACCAAGTCGTGCGCGTGCTGATTTACGACAACGTGGCCCGGCGCGCGAGCGGTCACGACGAGCAGACCATCCTCACGTTGAAGGCGACCAAGAAGCCCTTCAACCTGCTGCTCATCCTCGGCATCGCCGGCGGGGTCATCGTCATTTTGCTGCTGGTGATCGTCCTGCTCCGCGGCGGCGGCGGCAAAGGCGCCAAAAAGTCGCGCGGTACCACGCCGCCGGCGCCGGTGGTCGCGGGCGGCTATGGTGGGCCTCCGCCGCAAGGAGGCGGCTACGGCGCGCCCCCGGGAGGCGGCTATGGCGGACCGCCGCCCGGAGGCGGTTACGGTGGTCCACCCCCGCAAGGAGGTGGCTACGGCGGTCCACCGCCCCAAGGAGGCGGCTATACGCCGCCGCAAGGGCCGCAAGGCGGAGGAGGTTACGGCGCGTCCGCGCAGCCGCCGTACGCCGCGGCCCCGGCATATGCGCCGCCGCCGCAGCCGCAACAAGGCTTTGGCCCGGCCCCGGCATATGCGCCGCCGCCGCAGCCGCAACAAGGATTTGCACCGCCGGCCGGCGCGCCGCAAGCCGCGGGCGGGGTGGTGCAAGTTCGTTGTCCAGCGTGCCAGTCGATGACGATGGCCACGCCGGGGCAGCCGTCGGTGTGCTTCTCATGTGGCCAGCCGCTTCCGGCCGATCTCGCGGGAGGAGGTGGGGGCGGTAACGCCCCGGCGTTTCCATTGACGGGAGCCCTGTCCGCGCAGCCGCTCGCCCCGCCGCCGAGCCCTTATGGCAGCGGCGCGCTGTCCGGACCCCTCGGCGCCGGCGGACCGGCCGCCTTCAGCGCCGGCGGACCGTCGACCGCCGCGGTTCTTTCGGGGACCGCCGGTCAATACACGATCCGCGCGGGCACGGAGATCCGCGTGGGGCGCGATCCCGCGCAGTGCCCCGTTACTCTGTCGGAGCCGCGCGTGAGCGGCGTGCACTCGACCCTCAAGCTGGAGGGCTCGCAGCTCTGGGTGCGTGACGAGACCTCGAACAACGGCACCTACGTGGCGGGCTCGCGCATCGCGCCCGGGACGTGGGTGCCGGTGCCGGCCGGCTCGCAGCTTCGCTTTGGCCCCGTGGAGTTCACCGTTCGCTTGAACGAGGGAGCGTGA
- a CDS encoding protein phosphatase 2C domain-containing protein has product MTIPWPGPDERKLPVIEFAERTHPGRDPSKQINEDACGYRETTLGHLAVVCDGMGGHEGGREASQLALKTIFEVFERRPAGPPSPGEPSRVLREAIEEANRQVYAIPTGDVSGSARPGATVVAVLHHGGGTEIAHAGDSRCYLIHGADIVQLTKDHSMVQQMVDAQLLTPEQAANHPDANRISRALGMKPEVEVELRPQPVPHVVGDVFVLCSDGLSDLVEPAEILRIAASPAAQAAGQLVDLANARGGHDNISVQVLRARESALATPQVLAPTLVQTAPPPPLGPTNTVVIPSVPAAPAVPSSTGPMAARISRPVAPTTTDEDHAEGEGGARPKRSPIVILGVLLGLAGIAVAGIAIYIALDFGSKKRHPVYIDGPDAGAPSHPAAEHAPPAIVNEPPSDAEPAPPIPSLIHPTRPRLKRDH; this is encoded by the coding sequence GTGACGATTCCTTGGCCAGGCCCCGACGAGCGAAAGCTCCCCGTCATCGAGTTCGCCGAGCGAACGCACCCGGGGCGTGATCCCAGCAAGCAAATCAACGAAGACGCCTGCGGCTACCGCGAGACCACGCTCGGGCACCTCGCGGTGGTGTGCGATGGCATGGGGGGGCACGAGGGCGGTCGCGAGGCCTCGCAGCTCGCGCTGAAGACCATCTTCGAGGTCTTCGAGCGGCGCCCGGCCGGACCGCCCTCACCCGGCGAGCCTTCGCGCGTGCTGCGCGAGGCCATCGAGGAGGCCAACCGCCAGGTGTACGCCATCCCCACCGGCGATGTCTCGGGCTCGGCTCGCCCCGGTGCCACGGTGGTGGCCGTGCTTCACCACGGCGGCGGGACCGAGATCGCGCACGCGGGCGATAGCCGCTGCTACTTGATTCATGGCGCCGACATCGTCCAGCTCACCAAGGATCACTCCATGGTGCAGCAGATGGTCGACGCGCAGCTCCTCACGCCGGAGCAGGCGGCCAATCACCCCGACGCCAACCGCATCTCGCGCGCGCTCGGCATGAAGCCGGAGGTGGAGGTGGAGCTGCGCCCGCAGCCCGTGCCCCACGTGGTGGGCGACGTGTTCGTCCTCTGCTCCGATGGCCTGAGCGATCTGGTGGAGCCGGCCGAAATTCTGCGCATCGCCGCGAGCCCCGCCGCCCAAGCCGCGGGCCAGCTGGTCGATCTCGCGAACGCACGCGGAGGGCACGACAACATCTCCGTGCAGGTGCTGCGCGCCCGCGAGAGCGCCCTCGCGACCCCGCAAGTCCTTGCGCCGACCCTGGTGCAGACGGCGCCGCCGCCCCCGCTCGGGCCCACGAACACCGTGGTCATTCCGTCCGTGCCGGCGGCCCCCGCCGTGCCGTCGTCGACCGGGCCCATGGCGGCGCGCATCTCGCGTCCCGTGGCCCCCACGACCACCGACGAAGATCACGCCGAAGGCGAGGGCGGGGCACGCCCGAAGCGCTCGCCCATCGTGATCCTCGGCGTTCTGCTGGGCCTCGCGGGGATTGCCGTCGCCGGCATCGCCATCTACATCGCGCTCGATTTCGGCTCCAAAAAGCGCCACCCCGTCTACATCGACGGCCCCGACGCCGGCGCCCCCTCGCATCCCGCGGCCGAACATGCGCCACCGGCGATCGTCAACGAACCACCCTCCGACGCGGAGCCCGCGCCCCCGATTCCCTCGCTGATTCACCCCACGCGCCCCCGCTTGAAGCGCGATCACTGA